A genomic window from Bicyclus anynana chromosome 11, ilBicAnyn1.1, whole genome shotgun sequence includes:
- the LOC112049784 gene encoding 15-hydroxyprostaglandin dehydrogenase [NAD(+)], with amino-acid sequence MDRDVKGKVAVITGGADGLGLAMVKSFLQKGAKLVISLDINEEQGKASEAALKSEYGNDRVVFYKCNVQTDLEAIFDKIIAEYKAIDILINNAGVLDELNIRRTIEVNTIALMEWTMKFYEQMRTDKGGKGGTIINVSSIYGFRVLPYIPYYHGSKFAVIGFSKSIGHEDNFKKSGVRVVTLCPGLTHTNMANYPKIKEDDMIPEFKTCLLAHDWQDPVDIGRGTVEIFEKADTGTVWLVEGTRPAEKLNF; translated from the coding sequence ATGGATCGTGACGTAAAAGGAAAAGTTGCGGTCATAACTGGAGGCGCGGATGGTCTCGGGCTAGCCATGGTGAAGAGTTTCCTACAGAAGGGAGCCAAGCTGGTGATAAGCCTTGACATTAACGAAGAACAAGGAAAAGCGTCAGAAGCAGCATTGAAATCCGAGTATGGAAACGACAGGGTTGTCTTCTACAAGTGTAATGTACAAACAGATTTGGAAGCGATTTTCGACAAAATTATTGCTGAATATAAAGCTATTGACATCCTTATTAATAATGCTGGCGTGCTTGACGAATTAAATATAAGACGCACCATAGAAGTGAACACCATAGCCCTCATGGAATGGACCATGAAGTTCTATGAACAGATGAGGACTGACAAAGGTGGAAAAGGTGGCACAATAATTAATGTATCATCAATATATGGTTTTAGAGTCCTACCCTACATTCCTTATTACCATGGATCTAAATTTGCTGTTATCGGGTTTTCTAAATCTATCGGCCATGAAGACAACTTCAAAAAGTCGGGTGTTCGTGTAGTAACCCTATGCCCAGGGTTGACACACACTAATATGGCTAATTATCCCAAAATAAAAGAAGATGACATGATTCCAGAGTTTAAGACTTGTCTTCTCGCGCATGATTGGCAAGATCCGGTAGACATCGGCAGAGGTACGGTGGAGATTTTCGAAAAGGCTGACACTGGTACCGTTTGGCTTGTAGAAGGTACACGACCAGCTGAGAAATTGAATTTCTGA